From Leptotrichia wadei, one genomic window encodes:
- a CDS encoding YbaK/EbsC family protein, protein MINKRFHILIHTYEWSEDKSGGLGVAEKLPELADRVFKTIVLKGKSKNLYVCVIHGEAHLDLKKVAKACKEKNIDLLPLSELEKETGYIR, encoded by the coding sequence TTGATAAACAAAAGATTCCATATATTAATTCACACTTATGAGTGGAGTGAGGATAAAAGTGGAGGGCTTGGTGTTGCTGAGAAGTTGCCTGAACTAGCGGATAGAGTTTTTAAGACAATTGTTTTGAAAGGGAAAAGTAAAAATTTGTATGTGTGTGTAATTCATGGAGAAGCACATTTGGATTTGAAAAAGGTAGCAAAGGCCTGCAAAGAGAAAAATATTGATTTATTGCCACTTTCAGAACTAGAAAAAGAAACAGGATATATTC